GCTTCGGCGACCCCCTGGAGCGCGACCCGGAGAAGGTCCGGCGCGACATCCGCGTGGGCGTCACCTCGCGGCGCATCGCCGAGGAGATCTTCGGAGTGGTGCTGACAGAAGACGGCGCCGTGAACGCCGAGGGTACGGCGAGACGGCGGGAGGCGATCCGCGCCGAGCGCCTGGCCCAGGGAGCGCCCCTGGCCGGCGCCACCAGCGCGGCGCCCAATGGAGGGAACGCCGCACCCGAGGACGGCGACGAGTTGCGCTTCCATCCGTGCATGGCCATCGTCCAGGAGGACGGCCGGCAGGTAATCCGCTGCACCCGCTGCGGCCACCGCTACTGCGAGGCCCAGGACAACTACAAGCACTACGCACTCAGACGGAAGCGCGACCTCGAGGAACTGTCCGGCCAGAAGATGCCGTCCGGCGAGCCCTACATCGCCAAGTTCATCGAGTACTATTGCCCCGGTTGCGCCACCATGCTCCAGGTGGACACGTTCTGCCCCGAGCTGGACGACGAGAACGCGCCGATGCGGGACTTCGGTCTGGACGCATAGCCGGGCCCACGGTGGGCCCATAAGCGCACCGTACCGCGGCGCTCCGTATTACTCCTTCAGGAACTCGATCGCCTTGCCGTCGTAGACCTCGCCAGCGTCCCACATGAGCATGTGGCAGGCCTTGTCGATGATCTCGAGCCGCAGCTCCGGCATCAACTCCTTTAGCTTGGCGCATTTCTCGGCCGCCTGGTTGCGGTCCTGCTTGCCGTAGAGCAGCAGCATGGGCGGCTTGACTTCCATGAGACGCGCCCACAGCCGCGGGCCTTCCCGCTTGGGCTCCACCACCCGTTGCCGTTCCAGGAACGTCTCGAGGTTCTTGCCCACGCTCATGCCGTGACGCTTCTCCAGCACCTCGGGGGTGATCAGCTCCTTGTGGTACAGGTTCGACTCCAGGAGTTCCCTGGAATCCTCCAGTGTCGGCGGGGCGTCCGTGGCCTCGCTGCTGGCGTGGGCCGGCGGCGCGAAGCCCGGGAGTCCCTGCAGCAGGCTGCCGCTGCACACCACCAGCACCTTGGCCACGCGGTCGGGGTGGTTCAGGGCGGTCTCGACCACGATACCACCAGCCTGGGAGTGTCCGACCAGGGCCGCGCCGTCGGCGTCGATGGCGCTCATGAATTGCGGCAGGAACCGGGTCCGCCAAGCCAGGGTGTAGTCCTCGGGCGCGTCCGACAGGCCAAAACCCGGCTGGTCGTAGGCCACGGCCCGGAACCCGGCGTCCGCCAACGGTCCCATGTGCCGTTCGAACACGTCCCCCGACGAGCCCAGGGAGGCGCCGTGCAGCATGATCACCGGCATCCCGGAGCCTTCCTCCAGATAACGAATCTTGAGACCGTCTACCGTGACTTCGCGTTCCATGTATCGTTCCTCCGTGCGATGAATCCCCCAATGCGCCCATGCACAAGTGGCCTGTACCACATTCGCGATGGTACAGGCCACCCGCTCCGCTCTCGCCGGAGGCCGCCTTCCTCGGCCTGCCACATTCCATGGGTCGACCCGTTCCGGCGTTTCCGGATCGGGCTGGCTCCTCCTGCTTCAGCTCGCCTCGCTTCAAGACGCCTCTCGTTCGCCTCCATGCATGGACGATCAGGATTTCAGGACTTGCATCGGCTTGCGCTTCACACCTCCTTCAAAATAGCTATCGTTCTTATCCGAATCTCATATCCGAACCGGACCACCGCAATACCGTAACGAGGCCCGACAACGCGAACTGTATTGACACGACCCGGTCCGCGCGCTAGCATTAAGTCAAGGAGGCGAGTTGATACTAAGCCGACAAGACGACTCACAGGCTTCGGAGAAAGTGAAACCTCCCTTTCTTCACCGTGAACTCTTCCCGCCTCTTGTCTATGTCTTCCTGCTGACCCTGGTCGGCATCACCTACGAGAACGAACTGTCGTGGACACGAGCCGCGACCTATCTGGCCGCATCCACGCTCTTGTGCCTGCCCGTCTGCGTTTCCTACGGGATTATCGCCATGCACCTCTCGAGACTCCACGCCCGAATGGCTGGAGTGTTGTCCGTGGTGGGGTCCGCGCTTCTTTCCGCCGGATCGGTCACGGTGCTTGTCTATGGTGTGGACCGGTTGTTTCGGACGGGATTCGTTCCCAACAAGACGCGCGACCCTTACGTGCTTGCGCTCGCCGGATTGTTCCTGTGCGTTTCGTTGGCGCAATACGCCATGGTCCGGCGCCACAAATGGAACCAGGCGGAACCGCGGCTTGAACGAATGGCGTCGAACGACGTTCCCAACGCGCGAACGCGGCCTGCGACTACATTCGAAGGTTTGATGGGGACGTCCGGGGCGGGTTTCTTCGGACGGCTACCGGCGGCACTGGGCCGGGATATCGTCTATCTGAAGATGAACGACCACTACGTGGAGGTGTTCACCACGAAGGGACGCGCGATGTTGCTGATGCGCTTCGCGGATGCGGTGAAGGAACTCGACGGGTTGGGGATGCGCGTGCATCGTTCCTATTGGGTAGCACACGGCCATGTGAACCAGTTGCTGCAGCGGGGCCGGCGGAAGTTCATCCTGGTCACGGGAGGCCACGAGGTACCGGTAAGCCGTACCCACCTGCCCGCCATCGAGTCGATACTGGAAGGGCGACAGCAGGAACGCTGAAACGGCAAGCCCACGGGCGCTAGCCGTCGCGGATCTCGGACACCCGCAAAGGCTCCTCCGGCAACAACGCGTCGCAGATCGCGGGAGCCAGCCCGAAGGCCCGGCCCATGGCTGACAGCAGCAGATCCGCGACGACGCGTTCCTCGCCCTCGCGGGTGCGGGCGTTCTTCTCCAGGGTCAACGAACGGACCGTAACAGACTCGCCCCGGCACACCGCGACGTGAGCGCGGTGCTCTCCTTTCCGGGGACGGTCGGTGACGAGCGCCGCGGTGCAGGCCACTCCCACCACCTCCAGGTCGGGGCTCGGCCGCAATGCCCGCGCCCTTTCGCATGCCGTCCGGGCCAACGCCGCCGCGGTTTCGGCCGACGTCGACTGCGCCGGCGTGTACCCCAGGAACGCGCCCATCGACCGGTCGCTATACGGCACCAGCGCCTCCAGCACGGTACGCGACGCCCCCGGCACCGTAAAAAGGTCCGCCAGCGCCGGCGTGCCGCCGCCGGTCACCACCAGCACGGCCATGAACGGGCTCCGATGGATCTCCGCGATGAACTCGGTGAGTGAAGGGATTACCATGACGATCGAGGATTCCGTCAGACAACGCCGCGCTCACGGAGGCTCCGGACGGCTTCCTCACCGTAACCCAAGGCCTGCAGGACCTCTTCGGTGTTCTCCCCTACCAGGGGCGCCGGGCGCGCCAGCCGCGGCGGCGTGCCCGACAGGTTCACGCTGCTGCCGATGAGCCGCGTGGTGCCTCGCTCGGGATGATGGATCTCCCGGGGCAACCCGAGGTGCCGGACCTGTGGGTCTTCGAACACCTCCTCGGCCGCGTAGATGGGCGCGTGGCTCAGGTCTTCCTTGCCGAGCCGTTCCAGCCACGCCGCCCGGGGCGCGCCGCCGAACACCTCCCGCAGGATGCCCATCAGGTCGTCGTGATGGGCGACGCGGTCTTCGTAGGCGGCAAAACGCGGGTCATCAAGGAGGTCG
This genomic stretch from Deltaproteobacteria bacterium harbors:
- a CDS encoding alpha/beta hydrolase, translated to MEREVTVDGLKIRYLEEGSGMPVIMLHGASLGSSGDVFERHMGPLADAGFRAVAYDQPGFGLSDAPEDYTLAWRTRFLPQFMSAIDADGAALVGHSQAGGIVVETALNHPDRVAKVLVVCSGSLLQGLPGFAPPAHASSEATDAPPTLEDSRELLESNLYHKELITPEVLEKRHGMSVGKNLETFLERQRVVEPKREGPRLWARLMEVKPPMLLLYGKQDRNQAAEKCAKLKELMPELRLEIIDKACHMLMWDAGEVYDGKAIEFLKE
- a CDS encoding LytTR family DNA-binding domain-containing protein; the encoded protein is MKPPFLHRELFPPLVYVFLLTLVGITYENELSWTRAATYLAASTLLCLPVCVSYGIIAMHLSRLHARMAGVLSVVGSALLSAGSVTVLVYGVDRLFRTGFVPNKTRDPYVLALAGLFLCVSLAQYAMVRRHKWNQAEPRLERMASNDVPNARTRPATTFEGLMGTSGAGFFGRLPAALGRDIVYLKMNDHYVEVFTTKGRAMLLMRFADAVKELDGLGMRVHRSYWVAHGHVNQLLQRGRRKFILVTGGHEVPVSRTHLPAIESILEGRQQER